In the Palaeococcus pacificus DY20341 genome, one interval contains:
- a CDS encoding RNase J family beta-CASP ribonuclease, producing the protein MITIYTIGGYEEVGKNMTAVEYNGEVVIVDMGIRLDRVLIHEDVNFQKMSSRDLRKLGAIPDDKAIRNKKVVAIALSHGHLDHIGAVAKLAPHYPDVPIYGTPYTIKLTKNEVRGEQYFEVKNPMYETNYGEIVQVSENLAIEFVQITHSIPQSSIVVIHTPEGAVVYACDYKFDNNNPIGEKPDYKRLREIGKEGVKVFVPESTRVSEQTKTPSEAAAKLLLEDFFLYEGMEEKGLITTTFASHIARLQELIEIANKMGRQAVLVGRSLSKYTGIAKQLGLIKMKGAKAVRSPNAVKNTLKEVSQAKENYLLIVTGHQGEPGAVLTRMANGELYNIGKEDTVVFSAGVIPNPLNIAQRYALEIKLRMRGVRLVKDLHVSGHASREDHRYLIKLLNPENIVPAHGEFRMLTHYAELAEEEGYLIGRDVFVSRNGYKVEIK; encoded by the coding sequence ATGATAACAATCTACACAATAGGCGGCTACGAAGAAGTGGGCAAAAACATGACCGCTGTGGAATACAACGGTGAAGTCGTTATAGTGGATATGGGAATAAGGCTCGATCGTGTTCTAATCCATGAGGATGTGAACTTTCAAAAGATGAGTTCGAGAGACCTTAGAAAGTTGGGTGCGATACCCGATGATAAGGCGATTAGGAATAAGAAAGTGGTGGCAATTGCCCTCTCGCATGGACACTTAGACCACATTGGAGCTGTTGCTAAATTAGCCCCCCACTATCCAGACGTTCCTATCTACGGGACGCCATATACGATAAAGCTCACTAAAAATGAGGTTAGGGGTGAGCAGTACTTTGAGGTAAAGAATCCTATGTACGAGACGAACTACGGCGAGATAGTCCAAGTTAGTGAGAACCTCGCAATAGAGTTTGTCCAAATTACTCACTCAATTCCACAGTCTTCTATAGTTGTAATACATACACCTGAAGGGGCTGTAGTTTATGCCTGCGACTACAAGTTTGATAACAACAATCCCATTGGCGAAAAGCCCGACTACAAGCGTCTGAGGGAGATTGGCAAAGAAGGAGTTAAAGTGTTTGTCCCTGAGTCTACGCGTGTTTCCGAACAGACGAAGACACCAAGCGAAGCCGCTGCAAAGCTTCTCTTGGAGGACTTCTTCCTTTATGAAGGAATGGAGGAGAAGGGACTAATTACAACGACATTTGCTTCCCACATCGCCCGTTTGCAAGAACTCATTGAGATTGCAAACAAGATGGGCAGACAAGCTGTTTTAGTTGGTAGGTCACTCTCAAAATACACGGGAATAGCGAAGCAGCTTGGCCTCATTAAAATGAAGGGAGCAAAGGCTGTTAGAAGTCCAAATGCTGTCAAAAACACGTTAAAGGAAGTTTCCCAAGCGAAGGAAAACTATCTGCTTATCGTCACGGGTCATCAAGGGGAGCCCGGCGCTGTTTTAACTAGAATGGCTAACGGAGAGCTCTACAACATAGGAAAGGAAGACACCGTTGTATTCTCCGCTGGAGTTATTCCAAATCCCCTCAACATAGCGCAGCGCTACGCTTTAGAGATAAAGCTTAGAATGAGAGGGGTTAGACTGGTCAAGGACTTACACGTATCAGGTCATGCATCAAGAGAAGACCACCGCTATTTAATTAAGCTCTTAAATCCCGAGAACATTGTCCCAGCTCATGGAGAGTTTAGAATGCTCACCCACTATGCCGAGCTTGCTGAAGAGGAAGGTTATTTAATTGGAAGGGATGTATTTGTATCAAGAAATGGATATAAGGTTGAGATTAAATGA
- a CDS encoding polyprenyl synthetase family protein: MKFDPLFKAMKEKAKFVDEAIFELIPEKEPRKLYDAARHYPLAGGKRVRPFVVLSAAEAVGGDWQKALYGAVAVELLHNYSLVHDDIMDMDEKRRGKPTVHKVWGVNMGILAGDLLFSKVFEAIAKIPVDAKKVVRILDVMATTSNELCEGQAMDIDFETRNDVTVEEYMTMISGKTGALIDGSATIGAIIGTDNEEYIQALSKYGRNVGIAFQIWDDVLDLIADEEKLGKPVGSDIRKGKRTIIVAHFLEHASEEDKAEFFKVFGKYAGDVKGNAVIEEDVKAEVEKAIELLKKYGSIDYAAKLAKDLANEAKEALKILPESEARKNLELLADFIVEREY; the protein is encoded by the coding sequence ATGAAGTTCGACCCACTCTTTAAAGCCATGAAGGAAAAGGCTAAGTTTGTTGATGAGGCCATATTTGAGCTTATCCCTGAAAAGGAGCCAAGGAAACTTTATGATGCGGCAAGGCATTACCCATTAGCAGGCGGAAAAAGGGTAAGGCCCTTTGTAGTCTTAAGCGCTGCAGAGGCAGTTGGTGGAGATTGGCAAAAAGCTCTTTACGGGGCAGTGGCCGTTGAATTGCTCCACAACTACTCCCTCGTGCACGATGATATAATGGACATGGACGAAAAGAGAAGGGGCAAACCAACTGTCCATAAGGTATGGGGCGTAAACATGGGCATATTAGCCGGAGACCTGCTTTTCTCAAAGGTCTTTGAAGCGATAGCGAAGATCCCTGTAGATGCTAAAAAAGTAGTTAGAATTCTCGACGTCATGGCCACAACTTCAAACGAACTTTGCGAAGGCCAAGCTATGGACATAGACTTTGAGACGAGAAACGACGTCACTGTAGAGGAGTACATGACGATGATAAGCGGCAAAACAGGAGCGTTGATAGACGGTTCAGCTACAATTGGGGCAATCATTGGAACGGACAACGAGGAGTATATACAAGCGCTCTCAAAGTACGGAAGAAACGTGGGAATAGCCTTCCAAATTTGGGATGACGTTCTCGACTTGATAGCTGATGAGGAAAAGCTTGGAAAGCCAGTTGGAAGCGACATAAGAAAGGGCAAGAGGACTATAATTGTGGCGCACTTCCTTGAGCATGCAAGCGAAGAGGATAAGGCAGAGTTCTTCAAGGTCTTTGGAAAATATGCGGGCGATGTAAAGGGCAACGCAGTCATTGAAGAAGATGTTAAGGCAGAAGTTGAGAAAGCTATAGAGCTCCTCAAAAAGTATGGAAGCATTGACTATGCTGCAAAGCTCGCCAAAGATTTAGCCAATGAAGCGAAGGAAGCTCTTAAAATCCTCCCAGAGAGTGAAGCAAGGAAGAACTTAGAGCTCTTGGCGGACTTCATAGTCGAGAGGGAGTATTAG
- a CDS encoding isopentenyl phosphate kinase — protein sequence MIIIKLGGSVISDKKTPYSFNKDIVKGIAKEIAGFYPEEGFILVHGGGSFGHPNAKEYRIREGLTKDVKRKRIGFSKTHQAMLKLNDLIINVFLEEGLPAYSVSSSSIFLIEKGDIVYGELEILRKLLEKDFIPILFGDTAIALDKGIDILSGDQIVSYLAKMLKSSKVIFLMDVDGIYNKNPKGEDAKLIEELSSEEIEHLLKSSESSGIDVTGGIGNKLREALKISSYSEVYFINGKVRGNLTKALKGEKVGTRIKA from the coding sequence ATGATAATTATCAAGCTCGGTGGGAGCGTAATAAGTGACAAGAAAACTCCCTATTCCTTCAACAAGGACATCGTTAAGGGAATAGCGAAAGAAATTGCCGGCTTTTATCCCGAGGAGGGCTTTATTCTTGTTCACGGCGGCGGCAGCTTTGGACATCCTAATGCAAAAGAATATCGCATTAGGGAAGGCCTTACTAAGGATGTGAAGCGCAAGAGGATAGGCTTCTCAAAGACCCACCAAGCGATGCTGAAGCTCAACGACTTGATAATCAATGTTTTCCTTGAAGAAGGACTGCCCGCTTACTCTGTCTCGTCTTCTTCGATATTCCTGATAGAAAAAGGTGATATAGTCTACGGAGAGCTTGAGATTTTGAGGAAGCTCCTTGAGAAGGACTTTATTCCAATTTTGTTCGGAGACACAGCAATAGCTCTCGACAAGGGGATAGACATCCTCTCTGGAGACCAGATAGTCAGCTATCTAGCGAAGATGCTCAAGTCGAGCAAAGTTATATTCCTTATGGATGTTGACGGAATCTACAACAAAAACCCAAAGGGAGAGGATGCTAAGCTTATAGAAGAGCTCAGCAGTGAAGAGATTGAGCATCTCCTCAAAAGCTCAGAATCCTCAGGAATTGATGTTACGGGTGGAATTGGAAACAAGCTCCGCGAAGCCCTCAAGATTTCTAGCTATTCGGAGGTTTACTTCATAAACGGGAAAGTTAGGGGTAACCTGACCAAAGCACTTAAAGGGGAAAAGGTTGGCACGAGGATTAAAGCTTAG
- a CDS encoding MEMO1 family protein: MTMRYPAVAGSFYPVGEELKEMLESFFGDLGEVGSERKITAGVSPHAGYIFSGYTASRIFKAIYEDGLPETFVIIGPNHTGLGSPIAIYPKGKWATPLGEINVDSELAKTIAKHSQMADLDETAHTYEHSIEVQLPFIQYIAEKAGSEVKIVPITLGLQDEEIAEDLGKAIFEASQELGRDVVVIASTDMMHYGPVYGYVPFRARADDLLGRIKEWDFRIIRQILNLDYKEMFKELKEMDHTMCGPGGVATAIVYSRLAKAVEAELLYYTTSFDVSRSTDAIVGYASIVMRR, translated from the coding sequence ATGACCATGAGGTATCCAGCCGTTGCGGGAAGTTTTTATCCAGTTGGTGAAGAGTTAAAAGAGATGCTTGAGAGCTTTTTTGGAGATTTGGGGGAGGTTGGAAGTGAGAGAAAAATAACTGCTGGGGTTTCACCTCACGCGGGCTATATCTTCTCCGGCTACACTGCCTCTAGAATTTTTAAAGCGATTTATGAAGACGGCCTTCCTGAGACGTTCGTGATAATTGGACCAAATCACACGGGTTTAGGTTCACCTATAGCAATTTACCCTAAAGGAAAATGGGCAACACCTTTAGGGGAAATTAATGTTGATAGTGAACTTGCCAAGACAATAGCAAAACACTCTCAGATGGCAGACCTAGATGAGACGGCACATACGTATGAACACTCAATTGAAGTCCAATTACCTTTCATTCAATACATAGCAGAAAAAGCAGGAAGTGAAGTAAAAATAGTGCCCATCACTTTAGGGCTTCAAGATGAGGAAATTGCAGAGGATTTGGGTAAAGCTATATTTGAAGCCTCTCAAGAGTTGGGAAGGGATGTCGTTGTCATAGCCAGTACGGACATGATGCACTACGGCCCTGTTTACGGATATGTGCCCTTTAGGGCGAGAGCGGATGATTTGCTCGGCAGGATAAAGGAGTGGGACTTCAGGATAATAAGACAAATCCTAAACTTGGATTACAAAGAAATGTTCAAAGAACTTAAGGAGATGGATCACACGATGTGCGGCCCTGGAGGAGTTGCAACTGCAATAGTTTACTCTCGCTTAGCTAAAGCTGTTGAAGCAGAGCTTTTATACTACACAACGAGCTTTGACGTGAGCAGAAGCACAGATGCAATAGTAGGTTATGCTTCGATTGTAATGAGGAGATAG
- a CDS encoding ATPase, translating into MVISIMKIIERRELRDVLDAKWLLVYGRRKTGKTFYIREKAEYSHYFIVTSGREIFEVKRGEILSFSEFMRVFSLLLGQGRIVIDEFHRLGEPFFSILQGLSGRGELTLITSTRHYFKKFIGSNSPLLGLFYLRELGLVDPKDALNFVNELGYSGKAMIELAVLVQEPWLAPAIESLGVSVFSTFGSTLKGNVPSLIGEIFTEEERELTMRYSAILETVADGKSSSGEIAKELYSRGLIEKETHSAVAPYLETLVNMGILERIPLFGKRKKIFKYRHLSPVVDFAYYLNAKYGFFETELPDETVERVFREKMPRYVERFFERLLTKHYSLQPVRIEMPDLEVDIALLRNKKLHLVAEVKWKEKVKEKDIRNVEEKFEKLNAKIKLLIVPDKEVLPRAPENAEVLDWRNVIRLCKTPP; encoded by the coding sequence ATGGTGATTAGCATAATGAAAATTATTGAACGTCGCGAGCTTAGGGATGTTCTGGATGCAAAATGGTTGCTGGTGTATGGAAGAAGAAAAACGGGAAAGACCTTCTACATCAGGGAGAAGGCAGAATACTCTCATTATTTCATTGTAACGAGCGGTAGGGAGATATTTGAAGTAAAACGCGGTGAAATACTTTCATTCTCGGAGTTCATGCGGGTATTCTCACTCCTTCTGGGTCAGGGAAGAATAGTCATTGACGAGTTTCATAGACTTGGCGAGCCCTTCTTCTCAATCCTTCAGGGATTGTCGGGGAGGGGTGAGCTCACCCTCATAACTTCAACAAGGCACTATTTCAAGAAGTTTATAGGAAGCAACAGCCCTTTGCTGGGACTTTTCTATCTGAGAGAGCTGGGCTTGGTTGATCCAAAGGATGCCCTTAACTTTGTTAATGAGTTAGGCTATAGCGGAAAAGCCATGATAGAACTCGCCGTTCTTGTTCAAGAACCTTGGTTAGCTCCAGCCATTGAAAGTCTCGGCGTAAGCGTTTTTTCAACCTTTGGATCAACTTTGAAGGGGAACGTTCCCAGCTTAATTGGCGAGATATTCACAGAAGAGGAGAGAGAGTTAACAATGAGATACTCCGCAATACTTGAGACCGTTGCAGATGGGAAGTCAAGTTCGGGAGAGATAGCTAAGGAGCTGTATTCAAGGGGGCTCATAGAAAAGGAAACCCACAGTGCAGTTGCCCCTTACCTTGAGACACTTGTCAACATGGGAATCCTTGAGAGAATTCCACTCTTCGGAAAGAGGAAGAAGATATTCAAGTACAGACATTTGTCCCCTGTGGTGGATTTCGCATATTATCTGAACGCCAAATATGGGTTCTTTGAAACCGAACTTCCAGATGAAACCGTAGAAAGGGTTTTTAGGGAGAAAATGCCGCGCTACGTTGAGAGGTTCTTTGAAAGATTGCTGACAAAACATTACTCCCTCCAACCCGTCAGGATTGAGATGCCCGATTTAGAAGTAGATATTGCATTATTGAGAAATAAAAAGCTGCACTTGGTTGCCGAGGTTAAGTGGAAGGAGAAGGTTAAAGAGAAGGACATTAGGAATGTGGAAGAGAAATTTGAAAAACTTAACGCCAAGATAAAGCTCCTTATAGTTCCGGACAAAGAGGTCTTGCCAAGAGCTCCAGAAAATGCCGAAGTTCTTGACTGGAGGAATGTGATAAGGCTTTGCAAGACCCCGCCTTAG
- the fni gene encoding type 2 isopentenyl-diphosphate Delta-isomerase translates to MDYFDKEELTVIRKFEHIEHCLKKEVEAHVSAQFENIHFVHMSLPEIDKEEIDLSVEFLGRKFDYPIMIAGMTGGTKGSQLAGKINKTLAKAAQELNIPMGVGSQRAMIRKPETWESYYVRDVAPDVFLVGNLGAPQFSETMPNRYGIEEAIKAVETIQADALAFHMNPLQESVQPEGDTQYRGVLNALAELKSEFPYPIIAKETGAGVSKEVAVKLESIGIDAVDVGGLGGTSWSGVEYYRAKDERSKNLALKFWDWGIPTALSVAEVRYATDLPIISTGGIRDGIQIAKALALGANLAGVALPLLKPAAKGDVEGVIKVLERYINELRNAMFLVGAKNVVELRKVPLVVTGFAREWLEQRIELWEFLRERRRIL, encoded by the coding sequence ATGGATTATTTCGATAAGGAAGAGCTCACGGTTATTAGAAAGTTCGAGCACATAGAGCACTGCTTAAAGAAAGAGGTAGAAGCTCATGTGAGTGCTCAATTTGAGAATATACACTTTGTCCACATGTCATTGCCTGAGATAGACAAGGAGGAGATTGATCTAAGTGTAGAGTTCCTCGGAAGGAAGTTTGATTATCCGATAATGATTGCGGGAATGACAGGAGGAACTAAAGGTTCGCAGCTTGCGGGGAAGATAAACAAGACCTTAGCTAAAGCTGCCCAAGAGCTCAACATTCCAATGGGTGTTGGCAGTCAAAGGGCAATGATTAGAAAGCCTGAGACTTGGGAAAGCTACTACGTTAGAGATGTAGCTCCCGATGTCTTTCTCGTCGGCAACCTAGGCGCACCCCAGTTTTCCGAAACAATGCCCAATCGCTATGGTATTGAGGAAGCCATCAAAGCTGTCGAGACAATTCAAGCTGACGCTTTGGCCTTTCACATGAATCCTCTCCAAGAGAGTGTCCAACCAGAAGGAGATACCCAATACAGGGGCGTTTTGAATGCTTTGGCTGAGCTTAAGAGTGAGTTTCCCTATCCAATAATAGCTAAGGAAACGGGCGCAGGGGTTTCCAAAGAAGTTGCTGTAAAGCTTGAGAGCATTGGGATTGATGCTGTGGATGTAGGTGGCCTCGGTGGGACTTCATGGAGCGGTGTGGAGTATTATAGAGCTAAAGATGAGAGGAGCAAAAATCTAGCTTTGAAGTTCTGGGACTGGGGCATTCCAACAGCTCTCAGCGTTGCAGAAGTTAGGTATGCAACAGATTTGCCAATAATTTCAACGGGTGGCATTAGGGATGGCATTCAAATAGCCAAAGCCTTAGCCTTGGGAGCTAATTTGGCCGGTGTAGCTTTACCTCTCTTAAAGCCTGCGGCAAAGGGTGATGTTGAAGGCGTTATAAAGGTTCTTGAGCGCTACATAAACGAGCTCAGGAATGCCATGTTCCTCGTTGGTGCAAAGAATGTGGTCGAGCTTAGAAAAGTGCCCCTCGTGGTTACAGGCTTTGCGAGGGAGTGGCTTGAGCAGAGGATAGAGTTATGGGAGTTTTTGAGGGAGAGGAGAAGGATCCTTTGA
- a CDS encoding mevalonate kinase — MKVLASAPAKIILFGEHSVVYGKPAIAAAIDLRTYVWASFNEKRAIKIEAKDIKVPGLTVSFSENEIYFESDYGKAAEVLSYVKQAIEIVRDEADKNGKGITVSITSQIPVGAGLGSSAAVAVATIGAVSKLFGLELTPEEVAKLGHKVELLVQGASSGIDPTVSAVGGFLYYQKGSFEELPVVELPMVVGYTGTSGSTKELVAKVRRNLNDMPDVMQPIIDSMGKVVERAKEIILANYDSRIKFELLGKLMNINHGLLDAIGVSTKGLSDLVYASREAGAIGAKITGAGGGGCMYALAPGKQSEVATAIRIVGGMPMITKISREGVRIEEVVE, encoded by the coding sequence ATGAAAGTCCTTGCATCTGCACCTGCTAAGATTATACTCTTTGGTGAACACAGCGTTGTTTACGGTAAGCCTGCTATTGCAGCGGCAATAGACTTGAGGACTTACGTTTGGGCATCATTTAATGAAAAAAGAGCTATTAAAATTGAGGCGAAGGATATTAAAGTTCCTGGCTTGACGGTCTCATTTTCCGAAAACGAGATTTACTTTGAGAGTGACTATGGAAAAGCCGCTGAGGTTTTGAGCTATGTTAAGCAGGCTATTGAAATCGTAAGAGATGAGGCAGACAAAAACGGTAAGGGCATAACCGTTTCGATAACTTCACAAATACCTGTTGGTGCTGGACTGGGCTCATCAGCGGCTGTGGCAGTTGCCACAATAGGTGCGGTTTCTAAGCTTTTTGGTTTGGAGCTTACACCTGAAGAAGTGGCAAAGCTCGGTCATAAGGTTGAACTCCTCGTCCAAGGCGCTTCTAGTGGAATCGATCCCACAGTTTCAGCTGTTGGGGGCTTTCTTTACTATCAAAAGGGCTCGTTTGAAGAGCTGCCTGTTGTTGAGCTCCCTATGGTTGTGGGCTATACCGGCACGAGCGGTTCAACAAAGGAGCTCGTAGCAAAGGTCAGGCGGAACCTCAACGACATGCCTGATGTGATGCAGCCCATAATTGACTCCATGGGGAAGGTTGTTGAGAGAGCGAAGGAGATTATTTTGGCCAACTATGACAGCAGAATCAAGTTTGAGCTGCTTGGCAAGCTAATGAACATCAACCACGGTCTCTTAGATGCAATAGGGGTCTCAACTAAAGGTTTAAGTGACCTCGTTTATGCTTCGAGGGAGGCGGGAGCAATTGGTGCCAAAATTACTGGCGCTGGTGGAGGAGGATGCATGTACGCCCTCGCACCTGGGAAGCAGAGTGAAGTTGCAACGGCCATAAGGATTGTCGGTGGAATGCCGATGATAACTAAGATAAGCCGCGAAGGAGTTAGGATTGAGGAGGTCGTCGAATGA
- the rpsB gene encoding 30S ribosomal protein S2, giving the protein MEEYLVPLDQYLAAGIHIGTQQKTKDMKRFIYRVRQDGLYVLDVRKTDERLRAAGKFLAKFDPESILAVSVRLYGQKPVKKFGEVTGARSIPGRFLPGTMTNPQVKNFIEPDVLIVTDPRADHQAVKEAKEIGIPIVALVDTENLLSFVDLAIPTNNKGRKALALIYWILAREVLFNRGEIQSREDFNVTVEDFEMRIIRG; this is encoded by the coding sequence ATGGAAGAGTATTTGGTTCCACTTGACCAATATTTGGCAGCTGGTATTCACATAGGAACTCAACAAAAGACGAAGGATATGAAGCGCTTTATATACAGGGTCAGACAAGATGGCCTCTACGTTTTGGATGTTAGGAAAACAGACGAGAGGTTAAGGGCTGCAGGAAAGTTCTTAGCTAAGTTCGACCCTGAAAGCATCTTAGCGGTAAGCGTTAGGCTCTACGGTCAAAAGCCCGTTAAAAAGTTTGGTGAAGTTACAGGTGCAAGGTCTATCCCAGGAAGATTCCTCCCAGGAACAATGACAAACCCACAAGTTAAGAACTTCATCGAGCCAGATGTTTTGATTGTTACAGATCCAAGAGCAGACCACCAAGCCGTTAAAGAGGCCAAGGAAATAGGCATCCCAATAGTTGCTCTTGTTGATACAGAGAACCTCTTGAGCTTCGTTGATTTGGCAATCCCAACAAACAACAAGGGTAGAAAGGCCTTAGCTTTAATCTACTGGATACTCGCTAGGGAAGTTCTCTTCAACAGAGGAGAAATCCAAAGCAGGGAAGACTTTAACGTCACAGTTGAGGATTTCGAGATGAGGATTATTAGGGGATGA